In Leptospira stimsonii, a single window of DNA contains:
- a CDS encoding MFS transporter encodes MTESRKKIITRTILVLSLVSLLTDVASEMLYPVLPIYLKEIGFSIFLIGILEGVAEATAGFSKGSFGRMSDLSGKRLPFVRWGYFLSAISKPLMTSFISPIWVFLIRTTDRLGKGIRTSARDALLSDETTVVNKGMVFGFHRSMDTFGAVLGPVGALVFLYFYPGHYKELFLFAFLPGILAIGFTFLIREKHREPILKKKGENSHSILLFFQYWKTSPASYRNLCKGILLFSLFNGSDVFLLLRLKEFGLSDSASIGAYIFYNLVYAGTAYPLGILGDKIGLKNLFIFGLGCFALVYFGMSFGTSSWVLWVSFSIYGVFAASTEGISRAWITNLVPQTETGTALGTFNAFQSLCMVLASSITGFLWTQWNSTVALSASGFVALVAGAYLFFSEAPKKQKSP; translated from the coding sequence ATGACTGAATCTCGCAAAAAAATCATCACACGAACCATTCTTGTTCTTTCACTCGTGAGTCTTCTAACCGACGTCGCTTCGGAAATGCTTTACCCCGTTCTTCCCATCTATCTCAAAGAAATCGGATTTTCGATTTTTCTCATCGGAATCTTAGAAGGAGTCGCGGAAGCGACCGCCGGTTTCAGCAAGGGTTCATTCGGAAGAATGTCCGACCTTTCCGGCAAAAGACTCCCCTTTGTTCGTTGGGGTTATTTTCTGAGCGCGATCTCCAAACCTCTGATGACCTCTTTCATTTCTCCGATTTGGGTTTTTCTGATTCGAACCACCGATCGCCTAGGAAAAGGAATTCGAACTTCCGCTAGGGACGCTCTTCTTTCGGATGAAACCACGGTCGTGAACAAGGGAATGGTCTTCGGTTTTCATCGATCGATGGATACGTTCGGCGCGGTCTTAGGTCCCGTTGGAGCTCTGGTTTTCCTTTATTTTTATCCCGGACATTATAAGGAATTGTTCTTGTTCGCGTTTCTTCCGGGAATTCTCGCGATCGGTTTTACGTTTTTGATTCGTGAAAAACACAGAGAGCCGATTCTAAAAAAGAAAGGCGAGAATTCTCATTCGATCCTACTCTTTTTTCAATACTGGAAAACGTCTCCTGCTTCTTACAGAAATCTTTGCAAAGGGATTCTACTCTTTTCTCTTTTTAACGGATCGGACGTGTTTCTTCTTCTAAGACTCAAAGAATTCGGACTCAGCGATTCCGCTTCGATCGGAGCTTATATCTTTTACAATCTCGTTTACGCGGGCACGGCTTATCCTCTCGGAATCTTGGGCGATAAGATCGGATTGAAGAACCTTTTTATTTTCGGACTCGGTTGTTTTGCCTTGGTTTATTTCGGAATGAGTTTCGGGACCTCTTCCTGGGTTCTCTGGGTTTCCTTTTCGATCTACGGAGTTTTTGCGGCTTCTACGGAAGGGATTTCGAGAGCTTGGATCACCAATCTTGTTCCTCAGACGGAAACCGGAACTGCATTAGGAACTTTTAATGCGTTTCAGAGCTTGTGTATGGTTCTCGCGAGTTCCATCACCGGATTTCTTTGGACTCAGTGGAATTCCACCGTCGCCTTGAGTGCGTCCGGGTTCGTAGCACTGGTTGCAGGAGCTTATCTCTTTTTCTCGGAAGCTCCCAAAAAACAAAAAAGCCCCTGA
- a CDS encoding metal-dependent hydrolase: protein MKKPFTKTIDGNSPSVRKMDFEALENVPRYYFNDNAIMTHAVNSFHVIFPEGERYFIRSVKPFQDRIRSEALKNRIKAFIGQEVQHGKEHERVWTSIRNFGLPLDRIAKFYHFTCYKIIFNLLGFLFGPKLNLAITAALEHYTATLGEISLERDLAKDVQGDMKKLLVWHACEEIEHKSVVYDVLQEVAPSYFLRIAGYMIATVMLWSYAILFQYWFLIADKEVTWKKFKNDRKYAREQMRISVPPLYKGFLKYFRKDFHPDQMGGYELAEAKLATL from the coding sequence ATGAAAAAGCCGTTTACAAAAACGATTGATGGGAATTCTCCATCGGTCCGCAAAATGGACTTCGAAGCTCTGGAGAATGTCCCGAGATACTATTTCAATGACAACGCAATCATGACGCACGCGGTGAACAGCTTTCACGTGATCTTTCCGGAAGGGGAAAGATATTTTATTCGAAGTGTGAAGCCGTTTCAGGACCGGATTCGGAGCGAAGCTTTGAAGAATCGAATCAAAGCCTTTATCGGTCAGGAAGTGCAACACGGAAAAGAACACGAAAGGGTCTGGACATCGATTCGGAATTTCGGACTACCTTTGGATCGAATCGCGAAATTCTATCATTTCACCTGTTACAAAATCATCTTCAATTTGTTGGGTTTTCTTTTCGGGCCGAAACTCAACTTGGCGATCACAGCCGCTCTGGAACACTACACCGCGACTCTCGGAGAAATTTCTCTCGAACGCGATTTGGCAAAAGACGTGCAAGGCGATATGAAAAAACTTCTCGTTTGGCACGCTTGCGAAGAGATCGAGCACAAGTCGGTGGTCTACGACGTTCTACAAGAAGTCGCTCCGAGTTATTTTCTGAGAATCGCCGGATACATGATCGCCACGGTTATGCTCTGGTCGTATGCGATTTTATTCCAATATTGGTTTTTGATCGCGGATAAGGAAGTTACTTGGAAGAAATTCAAAAACGACCGAAAGTATGCGAGGGAGCAGATGAGAATTTCGGTGCCGCCCTTATATAAAGGATTTCTAAAGTATTTTAGAAAAGATTTCCATCCCGATCAGATGGGCGGTTACGAACTCGCGGAAGCGAAATTGGCGACCTTGTAA